The following are encoded in a window of Pygocentrus nattereri isolate fPygNat1 chromosome 5, fPygNat1.pri, whole genome shotgun sequence genomic DNA:
- the cdc42ep3 gene encoding cdc42 effector protein 3: MPAKTPIYLKSNNTKKGKKCRLRDILSPDMISPPLGDFRHTIHIGKGGECDAFGDMSFLQGKFELLPGKGGMIRPQYGTHGEFMRANSASDASFIETPSPILKNAISLPTIGGSQALTLPLISTTIFPMTRDPLDDLGGPPTPPASSEGTDDLDILQMETLLQSITIFRRDPSPVPEEISEKTTFSINLVEKPPTNKTPNRNNMHNIKNENTEKPLTSFFINGNSNENGNINGTGSCKSSSSCSSGYNHSNSDTIFQYEKELAIISGDWADRDSGVEEGRICDFDFELSKSKSLSQESVTQVNGSLLSLELDLGPSILDEVLNIMTKPEP; this comes from the coding sequence ATGCCGGCAAAAACACCAATCTACCTGAAATCCAACAACACCAAGAAAGGGAAGAAATGTCGCCTAAGAGACATTCTGTCCCCAGACATGATCAGCCCTCCGCTGGGAGACTTTCGCCACACCATCCACATCGGCAAAGGGGGTGAGTGTGACGCTTTTGGTGACATGTCCTTCCTGCAGGGCAAGTTTGAGCTTCTTCCTGGGAAGGGCGGCATGATCCGACCTCAATATGGCACCCACGGTGAGTTCATGCGAGCTAACAGCGCATCCGATGCCTCCTTTATAGAGACTCCTTCACCAATCCTGAAGAACGCCATCTCCCTCCCAACCATCGGGGGCAGCCAAGCTCTGACCCTACCGCTTATCTCCACCACCATCTTTCCCATGACCCGAGACCCTCTGGATGACCTGGGTGGACCTCCCACACCTCCTGCCAGCTCAGAGGGAACAGATGACCTGGACATCCTTCAAATGGAGACCCTTCTTCAGTCCATTACCATCTTCAGACGTGACCCCAGCCCCGTTCCTGAGGAAATCAGTGAAAAAaccacattctctatcaatcttgTGGAGAAGCCACCAACAAATAAGACACCCAATCGCAACAATATGCACAACATTAAGAATGAGAACACTGAGAAGCCATTAACATCATTCTTCATTAATGGCAACAGCAATGAAAACGGCAACATTAATGGAACTGGCAGCtgcaaaagcagcagcagctgcagcagtggCTACAATCACAGCAACAGTGACACAATCTTTCAGTATGAAAAAGAGCTGGCCATCATCAGCGGAGATTGGGCAGATAGAGATAGTGGCGTAGAAGAGGGACGCATTTGTGACTTTGACTTTGAGCTCTCGAAAAGCAAGAGCCTCTCTCAGGAGTCTGTTACCCAGGTCAATGGGTCACTGCTCTCCCTTGAACTGGACTTGGGCCCCTCCATCCTGGATGAAGTACTCAATATCATGACTAAGCCCGAGCCTTGA